The following are from one region of the Oscarella lobularis chromosome 3, ooOscLobu1.1, whole genome shotgun sequence genome:
- the LOC136184427 gene encoding katanin p80 WD40 repeat-containing subunit B1-like isoform X2 produces the protein MTATTKRAWKLQDFVAHSSNVNCLAIGQQSGRVLATGGDDRKVNIWAVGKPNNILSLTGHTSPVECVRFDPSEEIVMAGSRSGSLKLWNLNEQKIIRTLTGHKSEVKCLDVHPYGDFVASGSLDTNIKVWDVRRKGCIFTYRGHTDSVNCLRISPDGRWVMSCSNDCTVRLWDMTAGKVLNVFKGHVGPVNWVEFHPNEFLMTSGSSDRTVKFWDLENFNLVSSTEPDARSVACVKFHPEGTPLFGGGEDSLKLYSWEPSVCLDAVPVGWMKVSDMAISKEQLIGASFYQTNVAVWVVDLTKLRPFNGEKVPSQAHLAVDKETKRSLSGSGRRSFAQEKPTSPPPSPEKGSHENAEPPYQDPAEGEEIFMSKTRLQRTPPKVYDPFPPPPEDPIEIQVLKKPSIQRPKTTSTTTRTSKSHQSEETTGGEVKKSTLIPENRDKPAGLDIEEFLPKPRQRQQQQPDQKSSRLTDESALRKMKQGHEAMISVLATRYNHLRTIRSSWSASDVREAVSVAVRIDDDSAVVDLLEILCLKNSFWNLEVCCILLPRLLVLIQAKFDNYVLMACKVVKLILTNFSEVIKSNVGADSVGSVDINKEERIRKCRTCHAHLTSIQEAVNDRHSSVKAGKLGSFLRDLKVAFTLLD, from the exons ATGACAGCGACAACAAAAAGAGCGTGGAAACTAC AAGACTTCGTCGCTCACAGCTCGAACGTAAATTGCCTCGCTATCGGGCAACAATCGGGACGCGTTCTAGCGACGGGCGGAGACGATCGCAAAGTGAACATTTGGGCCGTCGGGAAGCCGAACAATATTTTG AGCCTAACTGGACATACGAGTCCCGTCGAATGCGTTCGCTTCGATCCGTCGGAAGAAATCGTTATGGCGGGATCGCGATCGGGATCGTTGAAACTTTGGAACTTGAATGAACAGAAAA TCATCCGCACGTTGACGGGACACAAGTCCGAAGTCAAGTGCCTGGATGTTCATCCCTATGGAGATTTCGTGGCGTCCGGGTCTTTGGATACGAATATCAAAGTGTGGGACGTGCGACGAAAGGGATGCATATTCACCTACAGA GGACACACGGACAGTGTGAATTGCTTGAGAATTAGCCCTGATGGGCGTTGGGTTATGTCGTGTAGCAACGACTGCACAGTTCGG TTGTGGGATATGACTGCCGGAAAAGTGCTCAATGTTTTCAAAGGTCACGTGGGGCCTGTCAATTGGGTGGAATTTCATCCCAACGAATTCCTTATGACGTCTGGGAGTTCGGACAG AACGGTCAAATTTTGGGATTTGGAGAATTTCAATCTGGTTTCGTCTACGGAACCGGACGCTCGTTCTGTTGCGTGCGTCAAATTTCATCCGGAAGGAACTCCGCtctttggcggcggcgaagattCACTCAAA TTGTATTCGTGGGAGCCGTCCGTTTGTCTGGACGCCGTTCCCGTTGGTTGGATGAAAGTCTCAGATATGGCAATATCAAAAGAGCAACTG aTTGGAGCGTCGTTTTATCAGACCAATGTAGCTGTATGGGTAGTCGATCTTACC AAATTGCGTCCGTTCAACGGCGAGAAAGTTCCGTCACAAGCTCATCTCGCCGTAGACAAGGAAACGAAGCGATCTCTAAG TGGAAGTGGACGACGATCTTTTGCTCAGGAGAAACCCACGTCTCCTCCACCGTCGCCCGA GAAAGGGAGCCATGAAAACGCTGAGCCCCCGTATCAAGACCCAGCTGAAGGCGAAGAGATTTTCATGTCCAAAACGAGACTAC AAAGAACGCCACCTAAAGTGTACGATccctttcctcctcctcctgaaGACCCAATAG AAATTCAAGTGCTAAAGAAACCGTCAATT CAAAgaccgaagacgacgtcaacgacgactcggacgtcgaaatcgcacCAATCGGAGGAGACAACTGGCGGTGaagtgaagaaatcgacACTCATTCCGGAAAATCGCGACAAACCGGCTGGATTAGACATCGAAGAATTTCTGCCC aaacctcgtcaacgtcaacagcagcagccggATCAAAAGTCGTCTAGACTGACAGATGAGAGTGCCTTGCGTAAAATGAAACAAG GTCACGAGGCCATGATATCCGTTCTCGCGACTCGATACAATCATTTGCGCACCATTCGATCCTCGTGGTCTGCATCGGATGTTAGA GAAGCCGTTTCTGTTGCCGTACGCATTGATGACGATTCCGCTGTCGTTGATCTATTGGAAATTCTTTGTCTCAAAAA CTCTTTCTGGAATCTCGAGGTGTGTTGTATTTTGTTACCGCGGTTATTGGTCCTGATACAGGCAAAATTTGACAA ttACGTTTTGATGGCGTGCAAAGTCGTCAAACtgattttgacgaatttttccGAAGTAATTAAATCCAATGTTGGGGCTGACTCTGTTGGCTCTGTTGATATCAACAAGGAAGAAAG GATTCGCAAGTGTAGAACttgccacgcccacttgaCGTCAATCCAAGAGGCGGTAAACGATCGACATTCGAGCGTAAAAGCGGGTAAACTTGGTAGTTTTCTGCGCGATTTGAAAGTCGCATTCACACTTCTAGACTAA
- the LOC136184463 gene encoding large ribosomal subunit protein eL14-like, with translation MVFKRFVEIGRVAFITCGPDTGKLCVIVDLVDQKRALVDGPCSGVIRQALNIKSLALTDIMIKVAPSQGTSGIRRIWKANEVSEQWEKTSWAKRLAMKAKRVKATDFERFKIKVAKQQKSRVIRSKVKKLKKEAGAEGQ, from the exons ATG GTCTTCAAACGTTTTGTAGAAATCGGTCGGGTGGCTTTTATTACGTGCGGTCCCGATACGGGAAAACTGTGCGTTATCGTCGATCTCGTAGACCAGAAGCGG gctctcgTTGACGGCCCGTGTTCGGGAGTAATACGACAGGCGTTGAACATCAAAAGCCTAGCGCTGACGGACATAATGATCAAGGTGGCTCCCTCTCAAGGCACGAGCGGCATACGAAGAATCTGGAAGGCGAACGAAGTCAGCGAACAATGGGAAAAAACGAGCTGGGCAAAGCGATTGGCCATGAAGGCGAAGCGCGTCAAAGCGACCGATTTCGAGCgtttcaaaatcaaagtgGCAAAACAACAG AAATCGAGAGTGATTCGATCGAAGGTgaagaagctgaagaagGAAGCGGGAGCAGAGGGACAGTAG
- the LOC136184439 gene encoding zinc finger protein ZPR1-like, whose product MASKERLFKDAGSGEEASEIESLCLNCHKNGTTRLLLTRIPMFREIVLMSFSCPHCGWTNNEVQSAETIGDRGCKIVLKATRKEDLSRQVVRTETATVTIPELELEIPAKTQKGDVTTVESILMKVTTDLEKEQPLRKAIDIDAYEKIESFIQRVKECQSVEREFTLIVDDPSGNSFVENPLAPQPDPQLQLIYYNRTKDQDEFLGIFPAEEEETEVAEGNTISRDEVLVLPGICPSCQSAAQNRMKTVDIPHFKEVIIMALTCDNCGYKSNEVKSGGGVAEKGSRLELTLTIIEDLSRDVLKSETASVVIPAMDLEIQSRSVGGRFTTIEGLVVEIRDELKNLHPFGFGDSAVGSIHEKLQSAANQLDRIATGEWMVKIVIDDPAGNSYIQNYYAPDPDPNLNVLAYERTKEQNEELGITDMMTEDSPE is encoded by the exons ATGGCCTCCAAGGAAAGACTCTTCAAAGATGCCGGGAGCGGAGAGGAGGCATCTGAAATAGAAAGCCTATGCTTGAATTGTCACAAAAAT GGAACGACGCGTCTTCTTTTGACTCGAATACCCATGTTTCGCGAGATCGTTCTCATGTCATTTTCCTGTCCACATTGCGGATGGACGAACAACGAAGTGCAGTCGGCCGAAACGATTGGAGATCGAGGATGCAAAATCGTTTTGAAAGCGACGCGAAAAGAG GACCTGAGCCGGCAGGTTGTCAGAACGGAAACGGCTACTGTTACGATTCCTGAATTAGAACTTGAAATTCCGGCTAAAACTCAAAAAGGAG ATGTGACAACGGTTGAGAGTATTCTGATGAAGGTTACAACGGATTTGGAAAAAGAGCAACCTCTTCGAAAA GCTATTGATATTGATGCTtatgaaaaaattgaatcttTTATTCAACGAGTCAAAGAATGTCAATCTGTTGAAAGAGAATTCACTCTG ataGTTGATGATCCATCCGGGAACAGCTTCGTTGAGAATC cgCTAGCTCCTCAGCCCGATCCTCAACTCCAATTGATTTATTATAATCGGACGAAAGACCAGGATGAATTTCTTGGTATTTTCCCAGCTGAG gaagaagagacggaAGTTGCTGAAGGAAATACAATTAGCCGTGATGAG gtTTTGGTTCTTCCGGGAATTTGTCCGTCGTGCCAAAGTGCGGCTCAGAACAGAATGAAAACCGTTg acATTCCTCACTTCAAGGAAGTCATTATCATGGCACTGACTTGCGACAATTGTGGCTATAAATCAAATGAGGTCAAATCTGGAG GTGGGGTAGCAGAAAAGGGTTCCAGACTCGAACTGACCCTCACTATCATTGAAGATCTAAGTAGAGATGTACTaaag agcgAAACCGCTTCTGTTGTAATACCGGCTATGGATTTGGAAATTCAGTCCAGATCCGTAGGAGGTAGATTTACTACTATAGAAGGATTGGTTGTCGAAATTAGAGATGAG TTGAAGAATTTGCATCCGTTTGGGTTCGGGGACAGCGCTGTAGGCTCCATTCACGAAAAACTGCAAAGCGCTGCTAATCAATTGGATAGA atAGCTACGGGCGAATGGATGGTTAAAATTGTGATTGATGATCCAGCAGGAAATAGCTACATTCAG aattatTATGCTCCCGATCCGGATCCGAATTTGAATGTCTTGGCTTATGAAAGAACCAAAGAACAAAACGAAGAGCTAGGAATTACCGACATGATGACAGAAGACAGTCCAGAATGA
- the LOC136184449 gene encoding 26S proteasome non-ATPase regulatory subunit 7-like, with the protein MPVHPDRVVVHPTVLLSVVDHFNRMAKVGSQKRVVGILLGSWRKGLLDVSNCFAVPFDEDDRDSSVWFLDHNYLENMYAMFRKVNAREKVVGWYHTGPKLHRNDVEIDTFLRQYAPNSVLVIIDAQPKEVGLPTDAYVVVEEVHDDGTPTTKTFEHVTSEIGAEEAEEVGVEHLLRDIKDMSIGTLSQRIAIQVASLKGLLDRLQGIQAYLSRVCRRELPVNHQIMYHLQDIFNLLPNVSIEEFARTMSIKTNDQLMIVYLASLVRSIIALHNLISNKVAYKEAEMEGSGAVTTSSEKEKEKKEKETADVRPATSASQSGKKS; encoded by the exons ATGCCCGTGCATCCGgaccgcgtcgtcgttcaccCGACAGTCCTTCTaagcgtcgtcgatcacTTCAATCGAATGGCGAAAGTGGGCAGCcagaaacgcgtcgtcggaATTCTTTTGGGATCGTGGAGAAAAGgccttctcgacgtctcCAATTGCTTTGCAG TTccgttcgacgaagacgatcgcgATTCGTCCGTTTGGTTTTTGGATCACAATTACCTGGAAAACATGTACGCCATGTTTCGAAAGGTCAACG cgcGTGAAAAAGTTGTCGGGTGGTATCATACGGGACCCAAATTACatcgaaatgacgtcgaaatcgacacGTTTCTAAGGCAATATGCTCCAAATTCG GTATTGGTTATTATTGACGCTCAGCCAAAGGAGGTGGGTCTTCCAACGGACGCCTACGtagtcgtcgaagaagtcCACGAT GATGGCACTCCCACTACGAAAACTTTTGAACACGTGACAAGCGAAATTGGAGCCGAAGAGGCCGAAGAAGTAGGCGTCGAACACTTGCTAAG ggaTATCAAAGACATGAGCATTGGGACGTTGTCTCAACGCATTGCAATCCAAGTGGCGTCTCTCAAGGGCcttctcgatcgtcttcaaGGTATCCAAGCGTATTTGAGTCGAGTGTGCCGTCGCGAATTGCCCGTCAACCATCAAATCATGTATCACCTTCAAGACATTTTTAATCTTCTTCCCAACGTCAGCATCGAGGAGTTTGCTCGAACGATGTCGATCAAGACGAACGATCAGCTGATGATCGTCTATCTTGCGTCTCTCGTTCGCTCCATCATTGCCCTGCATAATCTCATATCCAACAAGGTTGCGTACAAGGAAGCCGAAATGGAGGGAAGTGGCGCTGTTACTACGTCGtcggaaaaggagaaggagaaaaaggagaaagaaactgCCGACGTCAGACCCGCGACATCAGCTAGTCAATCAGGAAAAAAATCCTAA
- the LOC136184465 gene encoding nuclear envelope phosphatase-regulatory subunit 1-like encodes MSLVIDQAEDLRVFEQRLMECISSLQPDAFKWKVFMVVLCVWTFVTGLGWLTDSESNLSLVESLVYHKGFSMGVGALAFLLATSLYQKALAPQIVARRCRSVLKEYNMSCDDSGRLIVKRQRPNQSVQ; translated from the exons ATGTCCTTAGTCATAGACCAAGCAGAAG ATCTACGAGTGTTTGAACAGCGACTGATGGAGTGCATAAGCTCGCTGCAACCGGATGCATTCAAATGGAAAG TTTTTATGGTCGTACTGTGCGTTTGGACGTTCGTAACCGGTCTAGGATGGCTCACGGACTCGGAAAGCAAT CTCTCCTTAGTCGAATCGCTAGTATACCATAAGGGATTTTCCATGGGCGTTGGAGCTCTTGCCTTTTTGCTGGCAACGAGTCTCTATCAAAAAGCGCTAGCCCCTCAAAT cGTGGCTAGGAGATGTAGGAGTGTACTCAAAGAGTACAACATGTCATGTGACGAT tCAGGAAGACTCATCgtaaaaagacaaagaccAAATCAATCTGTTCAATAG
- the LOC136184427 gene encoding katanin p80 WD40 repeat-containing subunit B1-like isoform X1 has translation MTATTKRAWKLQDFVAHSSNVNCLAIGQQSGRVLATGGDDRKVNIWAVGKPNNILSLTGHTSPVECVRFDPSEEIVMAGSRSGSLKLWNLNEQKIIRTLTGHKSEVKCLDVHPYGDFVASGSLDTNIKVWDVRRKGCIFTYRGHTDSVNCLRISPDGRWVMSCSNDCTVRLWDMTAGKVLNVFKGHVGPVNWVEFHPNEFLMTSGSSDRTVKFWDLENFNLVSSTEPDARSVACVKFHPEGTPLFGGGEDSLKLYSWEPSVCLDAVPVGWMKVSDMAISKEQLIGASFYQTNVAVWVVDLTKLRPFNGEKVPSQAHLAVDKETKRSLSGSGRRSFAQEKPTSPPPSPEKGSHENAEPPYQDPAEGEEIFMSKTRLLERTPPKVYDPFPPPPEDPIEIQVLKKPSIQRPKTTSTTTRTSKSHQSEETTGGEVKKSTLIPENRDKPAGLDIEEFLPKPRQRQQQQPDQKSSRLTDESALRKMKQGHEAMISVLATRYNHLRTIRSSWSASDVREAVSVAVRIDDDSAVVDLLEILCLKNSFWNLEVCCILLPRLLVLIQAKFDNYVLMACKVVKLILTNFSEVIKSNVGADSVGSVDINKEERIRKCRTCHAHLTSIQEAVNDRHSSVKAGKLGSFLRDLKVAFTLLD, from the exons ATGACAGCGACAACAAAAAGAGCGTGGAAACTAC AAGACTTCGTCGCTCACAGCTCGAACGTAAATTGCCTCGCTATCGGGCAACAATCGGGACGCGTTCTAGCGACGGGCGGAGACGATCGCAAAGTGAACATTTGGGCCGTCGGGAAGCCGAACAATATTTTG AGCCTAACTGGACATACGAGTCCCGTCGAATGCGTTCGCTTCGATCCGTCGGAAGAAATCGTTATGGCGGGATCGCGATCGGGATCGTTGAAACTTTGGAACTTGAATGAACAGAAAA TCATCCGCACGTTGACGGGACACAAGTCCGAAGTCAAGTGCCTGGATGTTCATCCCTATGGAGATTTCGTGGCGTCCGGGTCTTTGGATACGAATATCAAAGTGTGGGACGTGCGACGAAAGGGATGCATATTCACCTACAGA GGACACACGGACAGTGTGAATTGCTTGAGAATTAGCCCTGATGGGCGTTGGGTTATGTCGTGTAGCAACGACTGCACAGTTCGG TTGTGGGATATGACTGCCGGAAAAGTGCTCAATGTTTTCAAAGGTCACGTGGGGCCTGTCAATTGGGTGGAATTTCATCCCAACGAATTCCTTATGACGTCTGGGAGTTCGGACAG AACGGTCAAATTTTGGGATTTGGAGAATTTCAATCTGGTTTCGTCTACGGAACCGGACGCTCGTTCTGTTGCGTGCGTCAAATTTCATCCGGAAGGAACTCCGCtctttggcggcggcgaagattCACTCAAA TTGTATTCGTGGGAGCCGTCCGTTTGTCTGGACGCCGTTCCCGTTGGTTGGATGAAAGTCTCAGATATGGCAATATCAAAAGAGCAACTG aTTGGAGCGTCGTTTTATCAGACCAATGTAGCTGTATGGGTAGTCGATCTTACC AAATTGCGTCCGTTCAACGGCGAGAAAGTTCCGTCACAAGCTCATCTCGCCGTAGACAAGGAAACGAAGCGATCTCTAAG TGGAAGTGGACGACGATCTTTTGCTCAGGAGAAACCCACGTCTCCTCCACCGTCGCCCGA GAAAGGGAGCCATGAAAACGCTGAGCCCCCGTATCAAGACCCAGCTGAAGGCGAAGAGATTTTCATGTCCAAAACGAGACTAC TAGAAAGAACGCCACCTAAAGTGTACGATccctttcctcctcctcctgaaGACCCAATAG AAATTCAAGTGCTAAAGAAACCGTCAATT CAAAgaccgaagacgacgtcaacgacgactcggacgtcgaaatcgcacCAATCGGAGGAGACAACTGGCGGTGaagtgaagaaatcgacACTCATTCCGGAAAATCGCGACAAACCGGCTGGATTAGACATCGAAGAATTTCTGCCC aaacctcgtcaacgtcaacagcagcagccggATCAAAAGTCGTCTAGACTGACAGATGAGAGTGCCTTGCGTAAAATGAAACAAG GTCACGAGGCCATGATATCCGTTCTCGCGACTCGATACAATCATTTGCGCACCATTCGATCCTCGTGGTCTGCATCGGATGTTAGA GAAGCCGTTTCTGTTGCCGTACGCATTGATGACGATTCCGCTGTCGTTGATCTATTGGAAATTCTTTGTCTCAAAAA CTCTTTCTGGAATCTCGAGGTGTGTTGTATTTTGTTACCGCGGTTATTGGTCCTGATACAGGCAAAATTTGACAA ttACGTTTTGATGGCGTGCAAAGTCGTCAAACtgattttgacgaatttttccGAAGTAATTAAATCCAATGTTGGGGCTGACTCTGTTGGCTCTGTTGATATCAACAAGGAAGAAAG GATTCGCAAGTGTAGAACttgccacgcccacttgaCGTCAATCCAAGAGGCGGTAAACGATCGACATTCGAGCGTAAAAGCGGGTAAACTTGGTAGTTTTCTGCGCGATTTGAAAGTCGCATTCACACTTCTAGACTAA
- the LOC136184443 gene encoding transmembrane protein 64-like, with product MMSADSAAATSSARCVDCIPTDVHKCLGEPTEFDEVLRLGGPRDDDRSGGPLPDSSRASSPSSTTSSSSSSSSCFQVSGSAVLYLLAGCIVLFIFKGYLRVVLVWLESLPIWQGGLVFLLLFTIVSFPMAFGYIVFNVAAGYLYGLALGFLIVSGSVACGSTLAFLVCRHWLKDYVESKLQSAHLKAVMRVVEGRNGWKVVALTRLTPIPFGLQNGLFAITNMTLTRFLTASVVGLLPTQVLNAYMGTSVRSMEDVMADKVNGYLMFLLQVTISVLLMIYVIRRARRELNRACQQQDVETGNRILTVEPSLLRVTSHHSLVNLNGKSSGKFDPYGILKAKQTKHHRSISASAVLARMDVVDDDDDDVH from the exons ATGATGTCCGCTGATTCGGCTGCGGCAACATCGTCGGCCCGATGCGTCGACTGTATTCCGACCGACGTTCACAAATGCCTAGGCGAACCgaccgaattcgacgaagttCTTCGTCTGGGCGGCCctcgtgacgacgatcgttcgGGAGGGCCCCTTCCGGACTCATCGCGCGCCTCGTCACCATCGTCCACcacctcgtcgtcgtcgtcgtcgtcgtcgtgcttCCAAGTGTCCGGCTCAGCCGTTCTCTATCTCCTCGCCGGATGCATCGTCTTATTCATATTCAAAGGCTACCTTCGCGTCGTTCTTGTCTGGCTCGAAAGTCTCCCCATTTGGCAAGGGGgtctcgtctttcttcttctcttcacaATCGTCTCCTTTCCAATGGCATTCGGCTATATCGTCTtcaacgtcgccgccggctATTTGTACGGACTCGCGCTCGGCTTCCTGATCGTTTCCGGGTCGGTGGCGTGCGGCTCGACGCTCGCCTTTCTCGTCTGTCGCCACTGGCTCAAGGACTATGTCGAGTCGAAGTTGCAGTCGGCTCACCTCAAAGCCGTcatgcgcgtcgtcgagggACGCAACGGTTGGAAAGTCGTCGCTCTGACGCGTCTCACGCCAATTCCGTTTGGACTCCAAAACGGATTGTTCGCT atTACGAATATGACCCTGACGCGCTTTCTTACCGCGTCTGTGGTCGGCCTGCTTCCGACGCAGGTTCTCAACGCGTACATGGGCACGAGCGTTCGATCCATGGAAGACGTGATGGCCGATAAGGTGAACGGCTACCTGATGTTTCTTCTCCAGGTAACAATCAGCGTTCTTCTCATGATCTACGTCATTCGACGCGCGAGACGCGAATTGAATCGCGCGTGTCAACAGCAGGACGTCGAGACGGGAAATCGAATTCTTACTGTAGAACCGAGTCTATTGCGCGTCACTTCGCATCATAGTCTGGTGAATTTGAATGGGAAGAGTAGTGGTAAGTTCGATCCCTATGGGATATTAAAGGCAAAGCAGACAAAGCATCATCGTTCCATATCTGCTTCCGCTGTCTTGGCCCGGATGGATGTcgttgatgatgatgatgatgatgtgcACTAA
- the LOC136184458 gene encoding uncharacterized protein translates to MTDKKAEYLYKILLIGDSSVGKTSLLMRFVDESFAPSYTATVGIDWKAKVVNLDGFAIRLQLWDTAGQERFNTLTANYYRGAMGVVLVYDITQPRTFKGVSTWISNVDEYASPSTCKLLVANKTDLYADREITRAAGEACAATYDAEYAEVSAKTGDGVDDAFSRLARAIKAKQNRRDMRKVLAGHDVDGLDLTAGAAATTTSRKPSGQCCR, encoded by the coding sequence ATGACCGACAAAAAAGCCGAATACCTCTACAAGATTCTCCTCATCGGCGACTCGTCCGTGGGAAAAACGTCGCTTCTAatgcgcttcgtcgacgagtcgttcGCGCCATCGTACACGGCGACAGTCGGCATCGACTGGAAAGCGAAAGTCGTCAATCTCGACGGTTTCGCCATTCGACTCCAGCTCTGGGACACGGCTGGACAAGAACGATTCAACACCCTAACGGCCAACTATTATCGCGGCGCCATGGGCGTCGTGCTCGTCTACGATATAACGCAGCCGCGGACGTTCAAGGGCGTTTCGACGTGGatttcgaacgtcgacgagtacGCGTCTCCCAGCACGTGCAAATTGCTCGTCGCCAATAAGACGGATCTCTACGCCGATCGCGAGATAACGCGCGCCGCCGGCGAAGCGTGTGCGGCGACGTACGACGCCGAGTACGCGGAGGTGAGCGCGAAAACGGGCGACGGTgtcgacgacgccttttCGAGGCTCGCGCGCGCTATCAAGGCAAAGCAGAATCGTCGGGATATGCGCAAAGTGTTGGCCGGACACGACGTCGATGGGCTCGATTTGACGGcgggagcggcggcgacgacgacgagccgaaaGCCGAGCGGACAATGCTGtcgatag
- the LOC136184456 gene encoding ribosomal RNA small subunit methyltransferase NEP1-like, with product MEEDEEKPKPAKIPKTTKASDKRLIVVLENCSLETVKCGKKFELLNCDDHKSILRRNGRDLSSARPDITHQCLLMLLDSPLNRAGHLQVFLHTERNVLIEISPHTRIPRTFPRFCGLMVQLLHKLSIRAADGPKKLLKVIKNPVTDHFPTGCKKICTSFQAEKCVKMREYAAEIEEPIVFVVGAMAHGRVSVDYTEDDVAISEYPLSAALTCTKLCCAFEDAWNVV from the exons atggaagaggacgaagaaaaaccCAAGCCGGCTAAAATACCGAAGACAACGAAAGCATCCGACAAGCGTCTGATAGTCGTGTTGGAAAACTGCTCATTAGAAACCGTGAAA tgtggaaaaaaattcgaactCCTGAACTGCGACGATCATAAGAGCATCCTTAGAAGAAACGGTCGCGATCTCAGTTCAGCTCGACCGGATATAACTCACCAG TGTCTTCTCATGTTGCTCGATAGTCCGCTCAATAGAGCCGGTCATCTTCAAGTGTTTCTTCATACGGAGAGAAATGTTCTCATTGAGATTAGCCCTCATACGAGAATACCTCGAACGTTTCCTCGATTTTGTGGACTCATGG tACAGCTGCTTCATAAGCTGAGCATTAGGGCAGCCGATGGGCCGAAAAAGCTTCTCAAA GTGATTAAAAATCCCGTAACGGATCATTTTCCAACTGGATGCAAAAAAATAT gcaCGTCATTTCAAGCTGAAAAATGTGTCAAAATGAGAGAATATGCAGCGGAAATAGAAGAGCCAATTgtctttgtcgtcggagCAATGGCTCACGGACGG GTTTCTGTTGATTATACGGAAGATGACGTAGCCATCAGCGAATATCCTTTATCTGCGGCTCTGACTTGCACGAAACTTTGCTGCGCGTTCGAAGACGCGTGGAACGTCGTTTGA
- the LOC136184452 gene encoding protein-L-histidine N-pros-methyltransferase-like, protein MRPSTRLLLTRLLEDENRPKEDLQKWYHCELDELSQSLRDTFVQCHCDDASQKYLDSSEKKSNRFCLQFLYRILMLILGLFMSLPDMNGLLNRGKTFVLSADHLRKLLQLDKYKNQRKTPIKVLDIGAGDGNATKQLEQVFGPGIYATEASLLMQWRLKEQGFKLLGVFEWEKERPFDVISFLNVLDRCDKPLSLLQQMHAGLEKDNGILLMAVVLPFASFLMKGPRQVKPTEKIEINERKFEKSLETLADEILKPAGFDVIAWTRLPYFSEGDIFRPYYILSDAVLLLRPI, encoded by the exons ATGAGACCCAGCACCAGATTACTGCTAACGAGGCTTCTGGAAGACGAAAACCGTCCGAAAGAAGATCTGCAAAAG TGGTACCACTGCGAACTGGACGAGTTGAGTCAAAGTCTGAGGGACACGTTCGTTCAATGTCACTGCGACGACGCAAGTCAAAAATATCTGGACTCTTctgagaagaaatcgaatcgtttctgCCTGCAATTTCTCTACAGAATCCTCATGCTAATACTCGGATTATTCATGTCTTTGCCCGACATGAATGG CTTACTAAATCGAGGCAAAACGTTCGTTCTATCAGCGGACCACCTAAGGAAACTTCTCCAGCTCGACAAATACAAGAATCAAAGGAAGACGCCTATCAAAGTACTAGACATAGGCGCAGGAGACGGAAACGCAACAAAGCAATTAGAACAGGTCTTCGGGCCTGGCATATACGCAACCGAAGCGTCTCTACTAATGCAGTGGAGACTGAAAGAGCAAGGATTCAA actCCTTGGAGTCTTTGAATGGGAAAAGGAACGTCCATTCGACGTCATAAGCTTTCTAAATGTTCTAGATCGTTGCGACAAGCCACTCTCTTTGCTACAACAGATGCACGCGGGTTTAGAAAAGGACAATGGCATTCTCCTAATGGCCGTCGTTCTTCCCTTCGCTTCATTTCTCATGAAAGGACCCAGGCAAGTCAAACCGacggaaaaaatcgaaatcaacgaacgaaaattcgaaaagagcCTAGAAACGCTCGCCGATGAAATATTGAAACCCGCaggttttgacgtcatagccTGGACGCGACTACCCTATTTTTCGGAAGGAGACATCTTTCGACCCTACTACATACTAAGCGACgccgttcttcttctaagACCAATTTGA